ACTGAAATGAAAGAATTGGAACTAAATAAAACACAAGACGCAAAAACCAGACTTGTGGATATTATGAAAGAAGGAGCCTACCAGAACATTACAATAAAAAGTCATAAGGGAGTTGTTTCAAGTATTGAGAATACAATTAAAGTAAAATTTTAAATGACTAATATAAAGCAACAAAGTATATCACCTGCCACAAGCAGGATAATGATTATGGTGCAGCCCCTGAATCACAGCTCAGACCTGTATCTTATTTGTTATTACAATGTCAAACCTAACTCCAAAAGAAAATGGTAGTAATCTAAAAAACAGAAAAGAAATTCTTCCAATACTGGGTAATTCAAAAATTTCACTCGCTGAATGCCGCAAAATTATTAATGATAGTGCAGTTAATTATTCTGACGAAGAATTATTAAAATTGAGAGACTGGCTAGATAATTTGGCTGAAATAGCAATAGCCATTATTGAAAATACAGGAGTTAACGAAATGAATGAAATATTGCAAAATTTAAAGAGGAAATAATTATTAAAAATCCCGCTCCGCATATGCGGAGCGGTTAATTTATCAAGATGAAAAAAACAGCTATTCTTTATTCGAGAGTATCCACAGATGAGCAAAACAATGGTTACAGCCCTGCCGACCAAAAGGAAAGGCTTTATAAGTATTGTGAGCAAAAAAATATTGAGGTGCTTGGGTTTTACCACGATGATGAAAGTGGAAAATCATTCAACAGACCACAATGGTTAAATATTATGAGCTTTCTAAAGAGTAAGGGTACCTCGGTTGATTTTATATTATTTACTAAATGGGATAGATTCTCTCGTAATACAACCGAAACCTATATCACCATTAAAACCTTGCGAAAATTGGGAGTTGAACCCCAAGCAATTGAGCAGCCACTCGACCTCGATATTCCTGAACAAAAAATAATGTTAGCATTGTATGTTGTAGCTCCAGAAGTAGATAATGACAGGCGTGCCTTAAATGTTATTAGGGGAATGCGAAGAGCAAAAAAGGAAGGGCGATGGCTTGGCAACTCACCTTTCGGCTATAAAAACACAAGAGACGATAAAAACAAACCAATCATAGTTCCCGAAGGAGGAAAAAATGAAGCACTTATTAAAAAAGCATTTCAGCAATTTTCAACAGGTGTTTACAATATTGAAGAGCTAAGGAGATTGTTAAGCAAAGAAGGGCTTAAACTCACAAAAAATGCCTTTGCCGCAGCTTTAAAAAACAAAACCTATATCGGTAAAATTTTTATTGCTAAATATAAAAATGAGTCTGCTCAATGGGTAGATGGGATTCACGATGCAATAATTGATGAAGTTACCTTTCATAAAGTTCAAGATATCTTATCAGGTCGTAAAAGAAATATGCCCAATAAAATTAGCACTTATAGAGATGAGTTACCTTTAAGAGGGCATTTAATTTGTCCTAAGTGTGGTAGAACACTTACAGGCTCAGGCTCTACTGGTCGTTCTGGAGATAAATTCTATTATTACCATTGCCTAAAAGGCTGCAAGGAGCGCATAAATGCTATTGATACAAATGCTGCATTTACTCAAAAGCTTAAATCACTTAGACTCAATTCTCAAGAGATTAACATCTTCATGAAAAACCTTTCAAAAAGGTTAAAGGACAACTCAAGTAATAATAATACCGAGCGAATCAAAGTTGCCACCGATATTGAGAAGAATAAATTAAGATTGAAAAATGCCCAAATGCTTATGTTGGATGGTGATATTAGTTCTTTAGAATACCATGAAATGAAACTGAAATTTGAGCGAGAGATTTTAGATTTATCGCAAGAGCAAAACAAATTTAGCCCAGCACCCATTTCACACGATAAAATTATCGATACCTGCAAGAATGTTATTCTAAACCTTGATATTGCTTACGAGAAGGCAGATACACAAATAAAACAGCGAATAATTGGTTCGATATTTCCAGAAAAATTCATGTTTGAAAATAATCGAGTTCGAACCACAAAAGTGAATGAAGTGATTCTTAAACTTTGCGCTAGTATCAAGGATTCCAGAAGGAATAAAAAAGGGCAACAAACTTTTTTTGAGTTGTTGCCCTGTGAAGTGGGCCCACCTGGGCTCGAACCAGGGACCAAAAGATTATGAGTCTTCTACTCTAACCAACTGAGCTATAGGCCCTCATTTTGAAGGAGTGCAAAAGTATATATTTGCAGGTAAAAAACAAATTAATACCTCTCGCATTTACAAAGCATGGCACAAGCGCAATTGAACGGAATTAAAAACATCATAATCGATATGGGTGGTGTTATCTTGGATATTGACCATTCCTTAACCGCAGCTGCTTTTAAAGCCATTGGGGTTGAAAATTTTGAAAGCCTTTTTACCAAAGCCAGCCAAAGCGGTTTTATTGAAGAATTTGAAAGCGGTAATTTAAGCCCGGATGAATTTCGAAATCAGGTGAGGGCTTGGTGTGGCATACCCTTTAGCTCACTTGAATTAGATGCTGCCTGGAATGCGCTTATTTTAGATTTAAAACCAAGCCGAGTGGCTGCCATTCAAAGCCTTTCACAGCGTTTTAATCTTTATTTGCTCAGCAACAACAACGCCATCCACTACTTACGTTGCATCGAAAAAATTAATGCCCTGCTTCCCTTCGAAGTATTTAGCAGTTATTTTAAACAAAATTATTTCTCCCATATTTTGCGTTTGCGAAAACCGGAGAAGGAGGCTT
The sequence above is a segment of the Bacteroidota bacterium genome. Coding sequences within it:
- a CDS encoding recombinase zinc beta ribbon domain-containing protein produces the protein MPNKISTYRDELPLRGHLICPKCGRTLTGSGSTGRSGDKFYYYHCLKGCKERINAIDTNAAFTQKLKSLRLNSQEINIFMKNLSKRLKDNSSNNNTERIKVATDIEKNKLRLKNAQMLMLDGDISSLEYHEMKLKFEREILDLSQEQNKFSPAPISHDKIIDTCKNVILNLDIAYEKADTQIKQRIIGSIFPEKFMFENNRVRTTKVNEVILKLCASIKDSRRNKKGQQTFFELLPCEVGPPGLEPGTKRL
- a CDS encoding HAD family phosphatase, with amino-acid sequence MAQAQLNGIKNIIIDMGGVILDIDHSLTAAAFKAIGVENFESLFTKASQSGFIEEFESGNLSPDEFRNQVRAWCGIPFSSLELDAAWNALILDLKPSRVAAIQSLSQRFNLYLLSNNNAIHYLRCIEKINALLPFEVFSSYFKQNYFSHILRLRKPEKEAFEFVLRENKLNLSETIFWDDSLQHIESAQTLGIRTITISPENTIEQLVAGLDY